One segment of Solanum stenotomum isolate F172 chromosome 1, ASM1918654v1, whole genome shotgun sequence DNA contains the following:
- the LOC125846659 gene encoding FRIGIDA-like protein 5 isoform X2, producing MGVLEKISEVLYDNEEKTVELRQKILTLILEWGCFDKDLKLPNNCLKECFTDTRESLERKEEELELKWKKLSAARRGFAETVKLREEKLNDQEKMVERLWEEVEFERKQIGDVEEKLMGIHAKEKELNKIQIWIRNETQALELKDQELAEKMEEFQKLQSMKKEYDVKVMGLESIKNELRAIENNLDNVKKELKENESNLESVKKDVIFQESKLDNAKKELRVTENNLDYVKKELKENENNLESLKKDITFQEGKLDSMTKELRAKESKLEVLKKEIREKENNLEFVNKALVVKGNRLDGVKKVLSVKEGNLDYLEKELREKDKKMDYLKKELKENENNLESVKKDLTVKESKLDSVKKEIGVEESKLEILKKEVTEKENNLEAVNKALAVKENRLDGVKKVLTLKEGSLNCVEKELRENKKTMDYVKKELREKETNLNSMKKELAVIENMLDGMKKELTLEGSNLDVVVKELREKEKKMDYVNKELWEKKTNLDSMKKEIAVLENMSDSMKKELTLKETNLDVVRKELKERVKNLNFVETELREKVNESESVKNEFKAEADNLNARRKQVESNEEISSSMKKELEHKEKFLGAMKKKLELQEEHLKSFSERLHLREIELDSTQEAYEQRVEVLNSKEKKLNSAEEFTKKSYEGFQSEKRRFLVEQGLFEQRMKDVILREERIKDRLEELESREKHFEDQCRELREKEKQLNGIPNVHLKTQATEDVTVDRVYTIVGSSAVTRFAVIMDGKSLQIFLNEHEKELDLMSDDVFEALQMSPDPAKLVLDAMEGFYPPHLRKGETEFEGSVARRSCILLLEQLIRVSPEIQGSTRETARCIARDWKVKIKATEGNQDEILVFLYLLTAYNLVSFFDADELVILLEIVAKHDKFAELCRSLGFVQNLLTKQQHLEAIRYAYAFELVDHFPPTAILKDYLERVERNYVSVLEKETCSAEEKIEAIERMVASVRAVIRCILDYKLQSQYPVEQLEEMIEFLTRQKEDQAALSLICEAKRPEQANVDQMGSTNPSIPTGTKALNSLSVSAKACACTFDHSNTMAIILMNMSGKNLQNFLNKHSKEHKLLRSEVFSALQMSLDSDMLVLEALGGFYPPNHQREEIGLHRNIIRQSCILLLEQLMELSREIIPEAKLKASKLAFAWKAKMMAEMENHLTILGFLLLVGCYRLSSAFDKDELESLYHKVAHHVNTSKICHVLGISDNTSKKSKRHQAQGCTDESICDNMDINGEGHDVICHCASSSHCTSDPALLVLDAFLSCHPTKIVRCENFPSVMRAFSDLLDQLRGVSPEIELHVKKEAFVFASDWYSTLIGSEVNPTEVVAFLQLLAIYKITDSFHPDGLLGLLEKVQPTKRVVSLVKILGLTDEIQCLVQNLRNKKQWLVAFNYVYAFELVNLVSPVLLLKDYVSHSKQIAKRILHTGNSSYQAQIKAMNCEIYALRNAVRHIVDRDLQSEYSPFCLERQIERLQYQMSNLRQSNSNWDLTAKFQQDEPNNGTCESAPFAQVRKEFTRKRSAPAGETYAIYRAQQTQYFKRPCHLSMRR from the exons ATGGGTGTACTGGAAAAGATTTCGGAAGTATTGTATGACAATGAGGAGAAGACAGTTGAGTTGAGGCAAAAGATTCTGACGTTGATTTTAGAATGGGGGTGTTTTGATAAGGACTTAAAATTGCCTAACAACTGTTTGAAGGAATGTTTCACTGATACTAGGGAGTCGTTAGAGAGGAAAGAGGAGGAGTTGGAGTTGAAGTGGAAAAAGTTGAGTGCGGCGAGGAGAGGGTTTGCTGAGACTGTGAAGTTAAGGGAGGAGAAGTTGAATGATCAGGAGAAGATGGTGGAGAGATTATGGGAGGAGGTTGAGTTTGAGAGGAAACAAATTGGGGATGTGGAGGAGAAGTTAATGGGGATTCATGCGAAAGAGAAGGAGTTGAACAAGATTCAGATTTGGATTCGCAATGAAACACAAGCTCTTGAGTTGAAAGATCAAGAATTGGCTGAAAAGATGGAGGAGTTTCAAAAGTTGCAGAGCATGAAGAAGGAATATGACGTTAAGGTAATGGGGTTGGAATCTATAAAGAATGAACTTAGGGCGATCGAGAATAACTTGGATAATGTGAAAAAAGAACTAAAGGAGAATGAAAGTAACTTGGAATCTGTGAAGAAGGATGTTATTTTCCAGGAAAGTAAGTTGGATAATGCAAAGAAAGAACTAAGGGTGACTGAAAATAACTTGGATTATGTGAAAAAAGAACTAAAGGAGAATGAAAATAACTTGGAATCTTTGAAGAAGGATATCACCTTCCAGGAAGGTAAGTTGGATAGTATGACGAAAGAATTAAGAGCAAAGGAAAGTAAATTGGAGGttttgaagaaagaaattagagaaaaggaaaataacttGGAATTTGTGAACAAGGCACTTGTTGTTAAGGGAAACAGGTTGGATGGTGTGAAGAAAGTATTAAGCGTGAAGGAAGGTAACTTAGATTATTTGGAGAAGGAACTTAGAGAAAAGGATAAGAAAATGGATTATCTGAAAAAAGAACTAAAGGAGAATGAAAATAACTTGGAATCTGTGAAGAAGGATCTCACTGTTAAGGAAAGTAAGTTGGATAGTGTGAAGAAAGAAATTGGAGTAGAGGAAAGTAAACTGGAGATATTGAAGAAAGAAGTtacagaaaaggaaaataacttGGAAGCTGTGAACAAGGCACTTGCTGTTAAGGAAAACAGGTTGGATGGTGTGAAGAAAGTATTAACACTGAAGGAAGGTAGCTTAAATTGTGTGGAGAAGGAACTtcgagaaaataaaaaaacaatggATTATGTGAAAAAGGAACTAAGGGAGAAAGAAACCAACTTGAATTCTATGAAGAAGGAACTTGCTGTTATAGAAAATATGTTGGATGGTATGAAGAAAGAACTGACATTGGAGGGAAGTAACTtagatgttgtggtgaaggaacttagagaaaaggaaaaaaaaatggactATGTGAACAAGGAACTATGGGAGAAGAAAACTAACTTGGATTCTATGAAGAAGGAAATTGCTGTTTTGGAAAACATGTCGGATAGTATGAAGAAAGAACTGACGTTGAAGGAAACTAACTTAGATGTTGTGAGGAAGGAACTTAAAGAAAGGGTAAAAAACTTGAATTTTGTCGAAACGGAGCTGAGGGAGAAGGTGAACGAATCGGAGTCGGTGAAAAACGAATTCAAAGCTGAAGCGGATAACTTGAATGCTCGTAGAAAGCAAGTTGAATCTAATGAGGAGATCTCGTCCTCAATGAAGAAGGAACTCGAACACAAGGAGAAATTTCTGGGTGCAATGAAGAAGAAACTTGAACTCCAGGAGGAACACTTGAAGTCATTCAGTGAGAGACTCCATTTAAGGGAGATAGAGCTTGATTCTACTCAAGAAGCATATGAGCAGCGTGTTGAAGTGCTTAATTCAAAGGAGAAGAAGCTAAATTCAGCAGAGGAATTTACGAAAAAAAGCTATGAGGGGTTTCAATCTGAAAAGAGACGATTCCTTGTAGAGCAAGGACTTTTTGAGCAACGCATGAAAGATGTTATACTTAGAGAGGAGAGGATTAAGGATAGATTAGAGGAGCTTGAATCAAGAGAGAAACATTTTGAGGATCAGTGTAGAGAGCTCAGAGAGAAGGAGAAACAGTTGAATGGTATTCCTAATGTGCACTTAAAGACACAAGCTACTGAAGATGTAACAGTGGACAGGGTCTATACTATTGTAGGTAGTTCTGCTGTTACAAGATTTGCTGTGATAATGGATGGGAAGAGCTTACAGATATTCTTAAATGAGCATGAGAAGGAGCTGGATTTGATGTCTGATGACGTTTTTGAGGCTCTGCAGATGTCTCCTGACCCTGCAAAATTGGTGCTTGATGCAATGGAAGGGTTCTATCCTCCCCATTTGAGAAAAGGAGAAACAGAGTTTGAGGGTAGTGTTGCCCGACGAAGCTGCATTCTTCTGTTAGAGCAGTTAATTAGGGTTTCACCAGAGATTCAAGGTTCAACAAGGGAAACAGCAAGATGCATTGCAAGGGATTGGAAGGTTAAAATAAAGGCGACAGAAGGGAACCAAGATGAGATCTTGGTTTTCTTGTATCTTTTGACTGCGTACAATTTGGTTTCTTTCTTTGATGCTGATGAACTTGTGATCCTGCTGGAGATTGTTGCTAAGCATGACAAATTTGCAGAATTGTGTCGTTCTCTTG GTTTTGTCCAGAATCTTCTAACCAAGCAGCAACACCTTGAAGCTATTAGATATGCTTATGCTTTTGAACTAGTGGACCATTTCCCGCCCACAGCCATTCTGAAAGATTACTTGGAACGTGTTGAACGTAATTATGTGAGTGTCTTGGAGAAAGAGACCTGCTCCGCTGAAGAAAAG ATTGAAGCCATTGAACGAATGGTTGCTTCTGTTAGAGCTGTTATCAGATGTATTCTGGATTACAAACTTCAGTCTCAATATCCGGTAGAACAACTTGAAGAGATGATAGAATTTCTTACAAGGCAGAAGGAAGATCAAGCTGCATTATCCCTCATTTGTGAGGCTAAAAGGCCAGAGCAAGCTAATGTGGATCAGATGGGATCTACTAATCCATCTATTCCCACAGGCACCAAGGCCCTCAACTCTCTATCAGTCTCTGCTAAAGCCTGCGCTTGCACTTTCGATCATTCCAATACTATGGCAATTATCCTTATGAACATGAGTGGAAAGAATTTACAGAATTTTTTAAACAAGCATTCTAAGGAGCACAAGTTGTTGCGCAGTGAAGTCTTTAGTGCTCTTCAAATGTCACTGGACTCAGATATGCTTGTGTTGGAAGCACTGGGAGGGTTTTATCCTCCCAACCACCAGAGAGAAGAGATTGGATTACATCGTAATATTATCAGGCAGAGTTGCATCCTTTTATTAGAACAATTGATGGAACTTTCACGGGAGATTATACCAGAGGCTAAATTAAAAGCAAGCAAGCTTGCATTTGCCTGGAAAGCAAAGATGATGGCTGAAATGGAAAACCATTTGACAATCTTGGGTTTTCTGCTTCTTGTAGGTTGCTATAGATTGTCCTCTGCCTTCGATAAAGATGAACTTGAGAGTTTGTATCACAAGGTAGCACATCATGTGAATACATCTAAAATTTGTCACGTCCTTGGTATTTCAGATAATACTTCAA AAAAATCCAAGAGACATCAGGCTCAAGGCTGTACAGATGAATCTATTTGCGACAACATGGATATAAATGGCGAAGGACACGATGTAATCTGCCATTGTGCTTCAAGTTCACATTGTACATCAGATCCTGCTTTGCTTGTATTGGATGCTTTCCTGAGCTGTCATCCCACAAAAATAGTGAGGTGTGAAAACTTCCCATCAGTTATGAGGGCTTTCTCTGATCTGTTGGACCAACTGAGAGGAGTTTCTCCAGAAATTGAACTTCATGTTAAAAAGGAAGCTTTTGTGTTTGCATCTGACTGGTATTCTACATTGATCGGGTCCGAAGTAAATCCTACCGAGGTCGTGGCTTTTTTGCAGCTTTTAgctatttataaaataacagATTCTTTCCATCCAGATGGACTTTTAGGTCTCCTGGAGAAAGTTCAGCCAACCAAAAGGGTTGTTTCTTTGGTCAAAATCCTTGGGCTGACAGATGAGATCCAAT GCTTGGTCCAAAATCTTAGAAATAAAAAGCAGTGGCTGGTGGCATTTAATTATGTCTATGCATTTGAGCTTGTTAACTTGGTTTCACCAGTGTTGCTCCTGAAGGATTATGTAAGTCACTCAAAACAGATTGCCAAGCGAATACTTCATACTGGAAATAGTTCTTATCAAGCCCAA ATCAAGGCTATGAACTGTGAAATATATGCACTAAGAAATGCAGTTAGACATATTGTGGATCGTGATCTTCAATCGGAATATTCACCTTTCTGTCTTGAACGACAGATCGAAAGACTTCAATATCAGATGTCAAACTTGAGGCAATCAAACTCAAATTGGGACTTAACTGCTAAGTTCCAACAAGATGAACCAAATAACGGAACTTGCGAATCTGCTCCATTTGCTCAAGTGCGAAAAGAGTTCACAAGGAAACGCTCTGCCCCAGCTGGCGAAACTTATGCTATCTACAGGGCTCAACAAACACAGTATTTTAAGCGCCCTTGTCATTTATCCATGAGGAGATGA
- the LOC125846659 gene encoding FRIGIDA-like protein 5 isoform X1: MGVLEKISEVLYDNEEKTVELRQKILTLILEWGCFDKDLKLPNNCLKECFTDTRESLERKEEELELKWKKLSAARRGFAETVKLREEKLNDQEKMVERLWEEVEFERKQIGDVEEKLMGIHAKEKELNKIQIWIRNETQALELKDQELAEKMEEFQKLQSMKKEYDVKVMGLESIKNELRAIENNLDNVKKELKENESNLESVKKDVIFQESKLDNAKKELRVTENNLDYVKKELKENENNLESLKKDITFQEGKLDSMTKELRAKESKLEVLKKEIREKENNLEFVNKALVVKGNRLDGVKKVLSVKEGNLDYLEKELREKDKKMDYLKKELKENENNLESVKKDLTVKESKLDSVKKEIGVEESKLEILKKEVTEKENNLEAVNKALAVKENRLDGVKKVLTLKEGSLNCVEKELRENKKTMDYVKKELREKETNLNSMKKELAVIENMLDGMKKELTLEGSNLDVVVKELREKEKKMDYVNKELWEKKTNLDSMKKEIAVLENMSDSMKKELTLKETNLDVVRKELKERVKNLNFVETELREKVNESESVKNEFKAEADNLNARRKQVESNEEISSSMKKELEHKEKFLGAMKKKLELQEEHLKSFSERLHLREIELDSTQEAYEQRVEVLNSKEKKLNSAEEFTKKSYEGFQSEKRRFLVEQGLFEQRMKDVILREERIKDRLEELESREKHFEDQCRELREKEKQLNGIPNVHLKTQATEDVTVDRVYTIVGSSAVTRFAVIMDGKSLQIFLNEHEKELDLMSDDVFEALQMSPDPAKLVLDAMEGFYPPHLRKGETEFEGSVARRSCILLLEQLIRVSPEIQGSTRETARCIARDWKVKIKATEGNQDEILVFLYLLTAYNLVSFFDADELVILLEIVAKHDKFAELCRSLGMKQNLPCFVQNLLTKQQHLEAIRYAYAFELVDHFPPTAILKDYLERVERNYVSVLEKETCSAEEKIEAIERMVASVRAVIRCILDYKLQSQYPVEQLEEMIEFLTRQKEDQAALSLICEAKRPEQANVDQMGSTNPSIPTGTKALNSLSVSAKACACTFDHSNTMAIILMNMSGKNLQNFLNKHSKEHKLLRSEVFSALQMSLDSDMLVLEALGGFYPPNHQREEIGLHRNIIRQSCILLLEQLMELSREIIPEAKLKASKLAFAWKAKMMAEMENHLTILGFLLLVGCYRLSSAFDKDELESLYHKVAHHVNTSKICHVLGISDNTSKKSKRHQAQGCTDESICDNMDINGEGHDVICHCASSSHCTSDPALLVLDAFLSCHPTKIVRCENFPSVMRAFSDLLDQLRGVSPEIELHVKKEAFVFASDWYSTLIGSEVNPTEVVAFLQLLAIYKITDSFHPDGLLGLLEKVQPTKRVVSLVKILGLTDEIQCLVQNLRNKKQWLVAFNYVYAFELVNLVSPVLLLKDYVSHSKQIAKRILHTGNSSYQAQIKAMNCEIYALRNAVRHIVDRDLQSEYSPFCLERQIERLQYQMSNLRQSNSNWDLTAKFQQDEPNNGTCESAPFAQVRKEFTRKRSAPAGETYAIYRAQQTQYFKRPCHLSMRR; the protein is encoded by the exons ATGGGTGTACTGGAAAAGATTTCGGAAGTATTGTATGACAATGAGGAGAAGACAGTTGAGTTGAGGCAAAAGATTCTGACGTTGATTTTAGAATGGGGGTGTTTTGATAAGGACTTAAAATTGCCTAACAACTGTTTGAAGGAATGTTTCACTGATACTAGGGAGTCGTTAGAGAGGAAAGAGGAGGAGTTGGAGTTGAAGTGGAAAAAGTTGAGTGCGGCGAGGAGAGGGTTTGCTGAGACTGTGAAGTTAAGGGAGGAGAAGTTGAATGATCAGGAGAAGATGGTGGAGAGATTATGGGAGGAGGTTGAGTTTGAGAGGAAACAAATTGGGGATGTGGAGGAGAAGTTAATGGGGATTCATGCGAAAGAGAAGGAGTTGAACAAGATTCAGATTTGGATTCGCAATGAAACACAAGCTCTTGAGTTGAAAGATCAAGAATTGGCTGAAAAGATGGAGGAGTTTCAAAAGTTGCAGAGCATGAAGAAGGAATATGACGTTAAGGTAATGGGGTTGGAATCTATAAAGAATGAACTTAGGGCGATCGAGAATAACTTGGATAATGTGAAAAAAGAACTAAAGGAGAATGAAAGTAACTTGGAATCTGTGAAGAAGGATGTTATTTTCCAGGAAAGTAAGTTGGATAATGCAAAGAAAGAACTAAGGGTGACTGAAAATAACTTGGATTATGTGAAAAAAGAACTAAAGGAGAATGAAAATAACTTGGAATCTTTGAAGAAGGATATCACCTTCCAGGAAGGTAAGTTGGATAGTATGACGAAAGAATTAAGAGCAAAGGAAAGTAAATTGGAGGttttgaagaaagaaattagagaaaaggaaaataacttGGAATTTGTGAACAAGGCACTTGTTGTTAAGGGAAACAGGTTGGATGGTGTGAAGAAAGTATTAAGCGTGAAGGAAGGTAACTTAGATTATTTGGAGAAGGAACTTAGAGAAAAGGATAAGAAAATGGATTATCTGAAAAAAGAACTAAAGGAGAATGAAAATAACTTGGAATCTGTGAAGAAGGATCTCACTGTTAAGGAAAGTAAGTTGGATAGTGTGAAGAAAGAAATTGGAGTAGAGGAAAGTAAACTGGAGATATTGAAGAAAGAAGTtacagaaaaggaaaataacttGGAAGCTGTGAACAAGGCACTTGCTGTTAAGGAAAACAGGTTGGATGGTGTGAAGAAAGTATTAACACTGAAGGAAGGTAGCTTAAATTGTGTGGAGAAGGAACTtcgagaaaataaaaaaacaatggATTATGTGAAAAAGGAACTAAGGGAGAAAGAAACCAACTTGAATTCTATGAAGAAGGAACTTGCTGTTATAGAAAATATGTTGGATGGTATGAAGAAAGAACTGACATTGGAGGGAAGTAACTtagatgttgtggtgaaggaacttagagaaaaggaaaaaaaaatggactATGTGAACAAGGAACTATGGGAGAAGAAAACTAACTTGGATTCTATGAAGAAGGAAATTGCTGTTTTGGAAAACATGTCGGATAGTATGAAGAAAGAACTGACGTTGAAGGAAACTAACTTAGATGTTGTGAGGAAGGAACTTAAAGAAAGGGTAAAAAACTTGAATTTTGTCGAAACGGAGCTGAGGGAGAAGGTGAACGAATCGGAGTCGGTGAAAAACGAATTCAAAGCTGAAGCGGATAACTTGAATGCTCGTAGAAAGCAAGTTGAATCTAATGAGGAGATCTCGTCCTCAATGAAGAAGGAACTCGAACACAAGGAGAAATTTCTGGGTGCAATGAAGAAGAAACTTGAACTCCAGGAGGAACACTTGAAGTCATTCAGTGAGAGACTCCATTTAAGGGAGATAGAGCTTGATTCTACTCAAGAAGCATATGAGCAGCGTGTTGAAGTGCTTAATTCAAAGGAGAAGAAGCTAAATTCAGCAGAGGAATTTACGAAAAAAAGCTATGAGGGGTTTCAATCTGAAAAGAGACGATTCCTTGTAGAGCAAGGACTTTTTGAGCAACGCATGAAAGATGTTATACTTAGAGAGGAGAGGATTAAGGATAGATTAGAGGAGCTTGAATCAAGAGAGAAACATTTTGAGGATCAGTGTAGAGAGCTCAGAGAGAAGGAGAAACAGTTGAATGGTATTCCTAATGTGCACTTAAAGACACAAGCTACTGAAGATGTAACAGTGGACAGGGTCTATACTATTGTAGGTAGTTCTGCTGTTACAAGATTTGCTGTGATAATGGATGGGAAGAGCTTACAGATATTCTTAAATGAGCATGAGAAGGAGCTGGATTTGATGTCTGATGACGTTTTTGAGGCTCTGCAGATGTCTCCTGACCCTGCAAAATTGGTGCTTGATGCAATGGAAGGGTTCTATCCTCCCCATTTGAGAAAAGGAGAAACAGAGTTTGAGGGTAGTGTTGCCCGACGAAGCTGCATTCTTCTGTTAGAGCAGTTAATTAGGGTTTCACCAGAGATTCAAGGTTCAACAAGGGAAACAGCAAGATGCATTGCAAGGGATTGGAAGGTTAAAATAAAGGCGACAGAAGGGAACCAAGATGAGATCTTGGTTTTCTTGTATCTTTTGACTGCGTACAATTTGGTTTCTTTCTTTGATGCTGATGAACTTGTGATCCTGCTGGAGATTGTTGCTAAGCATGACAAATTTGCAGAATTGTGTCGTTCTCTTGGTATGAAGCAGAATTTACCTT GTTTTGTCCAGAATCTTCTAACCAAGCAGCAACACCTTGAAGCTATTAGATATGCTTATGCTTTTGAACTAGTGGACCATTTCCCGCCCACAGCCATTCTGAAAGATTACTTGGAACGTGTTGAACGTAATTATGTGAGTGTCTTGGAGAAAGAGACCTGCTCCGCTGAAGAAAAG ATTGAAGCCATTGAACGAATGGTTGCTTCTGTTAGAGCTGTTATCAGATGTATTCTGGATTACAAACTTCAGTCTCAATATCCGGTAGAACAACTTGAAGAGATGATAGAATTTCTTACAAGGCAGAAGGAAGATCAAGCTGCATTATCCCTCATTTGTGAGGCTAAAAGGCCAGAGCAAGCTAATGTGGATCAGATGGGATCTACTAATCCATCTATTCCCACAGGCACCAAGGCCCTCAACTCTCTATCAGTCTCTGCTAAAGCCTGCGCTTGCACTTTCGATCATTCCAATACTATGGCAATTATCCTTATGAACATGAGTGGAAAGAATTTACAGAATTTTTTAAACAAGCATTCTAAGGAGCACAAGTTGTTGCGCAGTGAAGTCTTTAGTGCTCTTCAAATGTCACTGGACTCAGATATGCTTGTGTTGGAAGCACTGGGAGGGTTTTATCCTCCCAACCACCAGAGAGAAGAGATTGGATTACATCGTAATATTATCAGGCAGAGTTGCATCCTTTTATTAGAACAATTGATGGAACTTTCACGGGAGATTATACCAGAGGCTAAATTAAAAGCAAGCAAGCTTGCATTTGCCTGGAAAGCAAAGATGATGGCTGAAATGGAAAACCATTTGACAATCTTGGGTTTTCTGCTTCTTGTAGGTTGCTATAGATTGTCCTCTGCCTTCGATAAAGATGAACTTGAGAGTTTGTATCACAAGGTAGCACATCATGTGAATACATCTAAAATTTGTCACGTCCTTGGTATTTCAGATAATACTTCAA AAAAATCCAAGAGACATCAGGCTCAAGGCTGTACAGATGAATCTATTTGCGACAACATGGATATAAATGGCGAAGGACACGATGTAATCTGCCATTGTGCTTCAAGTTCACATTGTACATCAGATCCTGCTTTGCTTGTATTGGATGCTTTCCTGAGCTGTCATCCCACAAAAATAGTGAGGTGTGAAAACTTCCCATCAGTTATGAGGGCTTTCTCTGATCTGTTGGACCAACTGAGAGGAGTTTCTCCAGAAATTGAACTTCATGTTAAAAAGGAAGCTTTTGTGTTTGCATCTGACTGGTATTCTACATTGATCGGGTCCGAAGTAAATCCTACCGAGGTCGTGGCTTTTTTGCAGCTTTTAgctatttataaaataacagATTCTTTCCATCCAGATGGACTTTTAGGTCTCCTGGAGAAAGTTCAGCCAACCAAAAGGGTTGTTTCTTTGGTCAAAATCCTTGGGCTGACAGATGAGATCCAAT GCTTGGTCCAAAATCTTAGAAATAAAAAGCAGTGGCTGGTGGCATTTAATTATGTCTATGCATTTGAGCTTGTTAACTTGGTTTCACCAGTGTTGCTCCTGAAGGATTATGTAAGTCACTCAAAACAGATTGCCAAGCGAATACTTCATACTGGAAATAGTTCTTATCAAGCCCAA ATCAAGGCTATGAACTGTGAAATATATGCACTAAGAAATGCAGTTAGACATATTGTGGATCGTGATCTTCAATCGGAATATTCACCTTTCTGTCTTGAACGACAGATCGAAAGACTTCAATATCAGATGTCAAACTTGAGGCAATCAAACTCAAATTGGGACTTAACTGCTAAGTTCCAACAAGATGAACCAAATAACGGAACTTGCGAATCTGCTCCATTTGCTCAAGTGCGAAAAGAGTTCACAAGGAAACGCTCTGCCCCAGCTGGCGAAACTTATGCTATCTACAGGGCTCAACAAACACAGTATTTTAAGCGCCCTTGTCATTTATCCATGAGGAGATGA